A window of the Bacteroides thetaiotaomicron VPI-5482 genome harbors these coding sequences:
- a CDS encoding GNAT family N-acetyltransferase — protein sequence MFTIRKARIDDCGLINQMAGEVFPATYQEILSPGQLDYMMDWMYSPENIRKQMEEEGHVYFIAYEGDEPCGYVSVQQQEENVFHLQKIYVLPHFQGAHCGSFLFREAVRYIKEVHPEPCLMELNVNRNNKALLFYERMGMRKLREGDFPIGNGYYMNDYIMGLDI from the coding sequence ATGTTTACTATTCGAAAAGCAAGGATAGATGATTGCGGTCTGATCAACCAAATGGCCGGTGAAGTATTTCCCGCCACTTACCAAGAGATCTTATCTCCCGGACAACTGGACTATATGATGGACTGGATGTACTCTCCCGAAAATATCCGGAAACAAATGGAAGAAGAAGGTCATGTTTATTTTATCGCATATGAAGGAGATGAGCCCTGTGGCTATGTCTCCGTACAGCAACAGGAAGAGAATGTATTCCATCTGCAGAAAATCTATGTCCTCCCCCATTTTCAAGGCGCACACTGCGGTAGTTTTTTATTCAGAGAGGCTGTCAGATATATCAAGGAGGTACATCCGGAACCTTGCTTAATGGAGCTTAACGTGAACCGTAACAACAAGGCTTTACTGTTCTATGAACGGATGGGTATGAGAAAATTGCGGGAAGGGGATTTTCCGATTGGCAACGGGTACTATATGAATGATTATATCATGGGACTGGATATCTGA
- a CDS encoding PadR family transcriptional regulator: MNVDNVKSQMRKGMLEYCIMLLLHKEPAYASDIIQKLKEAQLIVVEGTLYPLLTRLKNDDLLSYEWVESTQGPPRKYYKLTEKGEAFLGELEISWKELNETVNHIASR; this comes from the coding sequence ATGAATGTAGACAATGTAAAATCTCAGATGAGAAAAGGCATGTTGGAGTATTGCATCATGCTTTTACTGCACAAAGAGCCGGCTTATGCTTCTGATATTATTCAGAAGTTGAAAGAGGCACAGCTGATTGTGGTGGAAGGTACCTTATATCCATTGCTGACACGTTTGAAGAATGACGATTTGTTGAGTTATGAATGGGTAGAATCCACGCAGGGACCTCCTCGCAAGTACTATAAGCTCACAGAAAAAGGAGAGGCTTTTTTAGGCGAGCTTGAGATATCCTGGAAGGAACTGAACGAAACCGTGAATCATATTGCTAGTAGATAA
- a CDS encoding PspC domain-containing protein, with product MKKTLTVNLGGTVYHIDDDAYRLLDDYLSNLKHFFRKQEGAEEIVNDIEIRIAELFAEKVSAGKQVITIADVEEIIARVGKPEDFGVSDDESEPHKKEQTASSGQGYTRTTTARRLFRDPDNKLLGGVASGLAAYFDWDITLVRILMIVLLFVPYCPMIILYIIGWIIIPEARTAAEKLSMRGEAVTIENIGKTVTDGFERVADGVNNFVNSDKPRTFLQKVGDVFVTIAAIILKIFLVALVIICCPVLFVLAVVIVALVFAVIAALVGGGALLYEMLPAIDWTPIATISPVMTLLGTISGIALIAIPLGAFLYTIMRQLFHWSPMGTGLKWSLFILWVLGLVIVIINLSALGWQLPLYGLHCF from the coding sequence ATGAAAAAAACATTAACTGTAAATTTGGGAGGAACTGTCTATCATATAGATGATGATGCCTATCGTTTGCTGGACGATTATCTGTCCAACCTGAAACATTTTTTTCGCAAACAGGAGGGGGCGGAAGAGATTGTGAATGATATCGAGATTCGTATTGCCGAGCTGTTTGCCGAGAAAGTGTCCGCAGGGAAGCAAGTCATTACTATTGCCGATGTGGAAGAAATAATTGCCCGGGTAGGCAAACCGGAAGATTTTGGTGTATCTGACGACGAATCCGAACCGCATAAGAAGGAACAGACAGCTTCTTCCGGTCAGGGGTATACACGGACCACTACAGCCCGTCGCCTGTTCCGTGATCCGGATAATAAGTTGCTTGGAGGAGTAGCTTCCGGGCTGGCAGCTTATTTTGACTGGGATATCACGCTGGTGCGTATCCTGATGATCGTATTATTGTTTGTTCCCTATTGCCCGATGATTATCCTTTATATTATAGGATGGATTATCATTCCCGAAGCACGTACGGCAGCAGAGAAGCTGAGTATGCGTGGCGAAGCGGTAACCATAGAAAATATAGGCAAAACGGTGACGGACGGATTTGAACGGGTTGCCGACGGGGTCAATAACTTTGTGAACTCGGATAAACCGCGTACCTTTCTGCAAAAAGTAGGAGATGTATTTGTCACGATCGCCGCTATCATTCTTAAGATATTCCTGGTAGCTCTTGTCATCATTTGCTGTCCGGTATTGTTCGTGCTCGCTGTGGTGATAGTAGCTCTTGTGTTTGCGGTGATTGCTGCGCTTGTTGGCGGCGGAGCTCTGCTTTATGAAATGCTTCCGGCTATTGACTGGACGCCCATAGCTACCATATCTCCTGTGATGACATTGCTTGGCACCATTTCAGGAATTGCACTCATTGCCATTCCATTAGGAGCTTTTCTGTACACTATAATGCGTCAGTTGTTTCATTGGTCACCGATGGGGACCGGCTTGAAATGGTCTCTGTTTATCCTATGGGTATTGGGACTGGTCATCGTGATTATCAATTTGTCAGCTCTCGGATGGCAGCTGCCGTTGTATGGACTGCATTGCTTTTAA
- a CDS encoding MBL fold metallo-hydrolase, with the protein MGEHICFRRNERLATVNPYWRGNPMVRGRFFNRQHRFRPGMGSVLKWRLSPNPQRKEKKTVKWDPKVCYLRSLDAVVGDSLIWLGHNSFFLQLAGKRIMFDPVFGNIPFVKRQSEFPANPDIFTEIDYLLISHDHFDHLDKQSITRLLNNNPQMKLFCGLGTGELIKSWFPEMRVIEAGWYQQLEDEGLKITFLPAQHWSKRSVRDGGQRLWGAFMLQGNGVSLYYSGDTGYSTHFREIPDLFGAPDYALLGIGAYKPRWFMRPNHISPYESLTASEEMHAGITIPMHYGTFDLSDEPLHDPPKVFAAEAKKRKIRVEIPYLGEIVKLSKRK; encoded by the coding sequence ATGGGTGAACATATATGTTTCAGGAGAAACGAACGTTTGGCTACCGTTAATCCTTATTGGAGAGGAAATCCGATGGTACGCGGACGTTTTTTTAACAGGCAGCACCGTTTCCGCCCCGGTATGGGAAGTGTGTTGAAATGGCGGTTGTCCCCCAATCCTCAGCGGAAAGAAAAGAAAACGGTGAAGTGGGACCCGAAAGTCTGTTATCTTCGTTCGCTGGATGCTGTGGTGGGAGATTCTTTAATATGGCTGGGACATAATTCCTTCTTCCTTCAGTTGGCAGGTAAAAGAATCATGTTCGATCCGGTTTTCGGAAACATCCCTTTTGTGAAAAGACAGAGTGAGTTTCCTGCCAATCCCGACATTTTTACAGAAATTGATTACCTGCTTATCAGTCATGATCATTTTGACCATCTGGACAAGCAAAGTATCACCCGTTTGCTGAATAATAATCCGCAGATGAAATTGTTTTGCGGTTTGGGAACCGGAGAACTGATAAAGAGCTGGTTTCCGGAAATGAGAGTGATTGAGGCCGGCTGGTATCAGCAACTGGAAGATGAAGGGCTGAAAATAACTTTCTTGCCGGCACAGCATTGGAGCAAACGCTCCGTACGTGATGGAGGGCAGCGATTGTGGGGAGCTTTCATGCTGCAGGGGAATGGTGTTTCTCTCTATTATAGCGGAGACACAGGGTATTCTACCCATTTTAGGGAAATCCCGGATCTGTTCGGAGCTCCGGACTATGCCTTGTTGGGTATCGGTGCATATAAACCCCGTTGGTTCATGCGTCCCAATCATATTTCTCCTTATGAATCACTGACTGCCTCCGAAGAGATGCACGCAGGAATAACCATTCCGATGCACTACGGTACATTTGATTTGTCTGATGAACCCTTGCATGATCCGCCTAAAGTATTTGCGGCAGAAGCAAAGAAAAGAAAGATTCGTGTAGAAATCCCTTATCTGGGAGAAATCGTAAAACTGAGTAAAAGAAAGTAA
- a CDS encoding flavin reductase: MKKLEVKDLKENFFEAIGKEWMLVTAGTKEKFNTMTASWGGIGWLWNKPVAFVFVRPERYTYEFIEKSDYLTLSFLGEANKKIHAVCGSKSGRDTDKVKATGLKPVFTEQGNVLFEQARLSLEGRKLYADNIKPECFLDKESLEKWYDDAHGGFHKMYIVEIENIWEGD, translated from the coding sequence ATGAAGAAGTTAGAAGTAAAAGACCTGAAAGAAAATTTCTTTGAGGCGATTGGCAAAGAATGGATGTTGGTTACTGCCGGCACCAAAGAGAAATTCAATACAATGACTGCCAGCTGGGGTGGCATTGGCTGGCTTTGGAATAAGCCCGTTGCTTTTGTTTTTGTCCGCCCCGAACGATATACGTATGAGTTCATCGAGAAAAGTGATTATCTGACACTTTCTTTTTTGGGCGAAGCAAATAAGAAGATTCATGCAGTTTGTGGCTCAAAGTCCGGTCGTGATACGGATAAGGTGAAAGCAACCGGATTGAAGCCGGTCTTCACAGAACAGGGGAATGTGCTTTTCGAACAGGCCCGCCTGAGTCTGGAAGGAAGAAAACTGTATGCGGATAACATTAAACCTGAATGTTTCCTGGATAAAGAGTCCTTGGAAAAATGGTATGACGATGCTCATGGAGGTTTTCATAAAATGTATATAGTAGAAATCGAAAATATTTGGGAGGGAGATTAA
- a CDS encoding alpha/beta hydrolase family protein has product MRQANLFMMSAAMLLAACGGTKDAGKTDQVLIEKSDIKIEGKRMTPEALWAMGRIGGLAVSPDGKKIAYTVAYYSVPENKSNREVFVMNADGSDNRQITRTPYQENEVTWIKGGSKLAFLSNDNGSSQLYEMNPDGSGRKQLTNYDGDIEGYSISPDGKKLLFISQVKTKESTADKYPDLPKATGIIVTDLMYKHWDEWVTTAPHPFVADFDGNGISNIVDILEGEPYESPMKPWGGIEQLAWNTTSDKVAYTCRKKTGLEYAVSTNSDIYVYDLNTKKTDNITEENKGYDTNPQYSPDGKYIAWQSMERDGYEADLNRLFIMNLETGEKRFVSKAFESNVDAFVWGNDAKTIYFTGVWHGETQIYSLDLTNDSVKAITSGMYDYEGVALFGDKLIAKRHSMSMGDEIYAVALDGSATQLTQENKEIYDQLEMGKVEGRWMKTTDGKDMLTWVIYPPQFDPNKKYPTLLFCEGGPQSPVSQFWSYRWNFQIMAANDYIIVAPNRRGLPGFGVEWNEQISGDYGGQCMKDYFTAIDEMAKESYVDKDRLGCVGASFGGFSVYWLAGHHDKRFKAFIAHDGIFNMEMQYLETEEKWFANWDMGGAYWEKQNPIAQRTFANSPHLFVEKWDTPILCIHGEKDFRILANQAMAAFDAAVMRGVPAELLIYPDENHWVLKPQNGVLWQRTFFEWLDKWLKAPAK; this is encoded by the coding sequence ATGAGACAAGCAAATCTATTTATGATGTCGGCAGCAATGTTGTTAGCTGCCTGCGGCGGAACAAAAGACGCGGGCAAAACGGATCAGGTGCTTATCGAAAAATCCGATATTAAGATCGAAGGGAAGCGTATGACGCCTGAAGCCCTTTGGGCAATGGGACGTATCGGAGGACTGGCGGTATCGCCCGACGGAAAGAAAATTGCGTATACGGTAGCATACTACAGTGTACCGGAGAACAAGAGTAATCGCGAAGTTTTCGTCATGAACGCGGACGGCAGCGATAACCGACAAATCACCCGCACTCCTTATCAGGAGAATGAGGTGACCTGGATAAAAGGAGGATCGAAGCTGGCTTTCCTGAGCAACGACAACGGAAGCAGCCAACTATATGAAATGAATCCGGACGGTAGCGGCCGTAAACAACTGACCAACTACGATGGTGACATCGAGGGTTATTCTATCTCACCGGACGGCAAGAAACTGCTGTTCATCTCGCAAGTGAAAACCAAAGAAAGCACTGCCGATAAATATCCGGATCTGCCGAAAGCTACAGGTATTATTGTCACCGACCTGATGTATAAGCACTGGGATGAATGGGTGACAACTGCTCCGCATCCTTTCGTGGCAGACTTTGACGGTAACGGTATTTCCAATATCGTGGATATACTGGAAGGAGAACCATACGAAAGTCCGATGAAACCTTGGGGCGGCATTGAGCAGCTGGCTTGGAATACGACTTCGGACAAAGTGGCTTATACCTGTCGCAAGAAAACAGGGCTGGAATATGCTGTTTCTACCAATTCGGATATTTATGTGTATGATCTGAATACAAAGAAAACGGATAATATCACCGAAGAAAACAAGGGGTATGACACCAATCCGCAATACTCTCCGGATGGCAAGTACATTGCATGGCAAAGCATGGAGCGCGATGGATACGAAGCTGATCTGAACCGTTTGTTTATCATGAATCTGGAAACTGGAGAGAAGCGTTTTGTCAGCAAAGCATTTGAGTCTAATGTGGATGCGTTTGTCTGGGGCAACGATGCCAAGACCATCTATTTTACAGGTGTATGGCATGGAGAAACTCAGATTTATTCTCTTGACCTGACGAATGATTCTGTAAAGGCGATTACTTCGGGTATGTATGATTATGAAGGGGTAGCACTCTTCGGTGACAAACTGATTGCCAAACGCCACTCAATGAGTATGGGTGATGAGATCTATGCGGTAGCATTGGATGGTTCTGCCACTCAACTGACACAGGAGAACAAGGAGATTTATGATCAGCTGGAAATGGGTAAGGTAGAAGGTCGCTGGATGAAAACGACGGATGGCAAGGATATGTTGACATGGGTGATCTATCCTCCCCAGTTCGATCCGAACAAGAAATATCCGACATTGCTGTTCTGTGAAGGTGGTCCTCAAAGTCCGGTAAGTCAGTTCTGGTCTTATCGCTGGAACTTCCAGATTATGGCTGCCAACGACTATATCATTGTAGCCCCGAACCGTCGCGGATTACCGGGATTCGGAGTGGAATGGAACGAACAGATCAGTGGTGATTATGGTGGTCAGTGTATGAAAGACTATTTCACTGCTATCGACGAGATGGCAAAAGAATCGTATGTAGATAAAGATCGTCTGGGATGTGTGGGCGCTAGTTTCGGAGGATTCTCCGTATATTGGTTAGCCGGTCATCACGACAAACGTTTCAAGGCATTTATCGCTCATGACGGAATCTTCAATATGGAAATGCAGTATCTGGAAACAGAAGAGAAATGGTTTGCCAACTGGGATATGGGCGGCGCGTACTGGGAAAAACAGAATCCGATAGCACAACGTACTTTCGCCAACTCCCCTCACCTCTTCGTGGAAAAATGGGATACTCCGATTCTCTGTATTCATGGAGAAAAAGATTTCCGTATTTTGGCTAATCAGGCTATGGCTGCATTTGATGCCGCTGTAATGCGTGGTGTACCTGCAGAGTTGCTAATTTATCCGGATGAGAACCACTGGGTACTGAAACCGCAGAATGGTGTCTTGTGGCAACGCACTTTCTTTGAGTGGCTGGATAAGTGGCTGAAGGCTCCTGCAAAATAA
- the bexA gene encoding multidrug efflux MATE transporter BexA, whose translation MKTKYTYKQIWTIAYPILISLIMEQLIGMTDTAFLGRVGEIELGASAIAGVYYLAIFMMAFGFSVGAQILIARRNGEGNYKEIGPIFYQGIYFLVVVAAILFTLSIVFSPFILKNIISSPHIYDAAESYIHWRVYGFFFSFVGVMFRAFFVGTTQTKTLTLNSIVMVLSNVVFNYILIFGKFGFPQLGIAGAAIGSSLAELVSVIFFIIYTWKRIDCKKYALNILPKFQSRTLKRILNVSVWTMIQNFVSLSTWFMFFLFVEHLGERSLAIANIIRNVSGIPFMIAMAFAATCGSLVSNLIGAGEKDCVRGTINQHIRIGYVFVLPILIFFCLFPDLILRIYTDMPDLRDASIPSLWVLCAAYVVLVPANVYFQSVSGTGNTRTALAMELCVLTIYVAYATYFILYLKMDIAFAWTTESVYGIFIFLFCYWYMKKGNWQKKQI comes from the coding sequence ATGAAGACAAAATATACTTATAAACAAATCTGGACGATCGCCTACCCTATTCTGATCAGCCTGATTATGGAGCAGCTGATCGGCATGACGGACACGGCCTTTCTTGGACGTGTCGGGGAAATTGAATTAGGGGCATCCGCCATCGCCGGGGTTTACTACCTGGCTATTTTCATGATGGCATTCGGATTCAGCGTAGGAGCACAGATATTGATCGCCCGTCGCAACGGGGAAGGAAACTACAAGGAAATCGGACCGATTTTCTATCAGGGGATTTATTTCCTGGTAGTGGTTGCTGCGATTCTGTTTACACTTTCCATCGTATTCTCGCCATTTATTTTAAAGAATATCATTTCGTCCCCTCACATTTATGATGCAGCGGAAAGTTATATTCATTGGCGGGTGTACGGGTTCTTTTTCTCATTTGTCGGAGTGATGTTCCGTGCCTTCTTTGTCGGTACGACACAGACCAAGACGCTGACGCTGAACTCCATCGTGATGGTGCTTTCTAACGTGGTATTCAACTATATCCTGATTTTCGGTAAGTTCGGTTTCCCACAACTGGGCATTGCCGGTGCAGCCATCGGTTCATCCCTCGCTGAGCTGGTATCGGTGATTTTCTTTATCATCTATACCTGGAAGCGGATCGACTGCAAGAAGTATGCACTGAATATCCTGCCGAAATTCCAAAGCCGGACATTGAAGCGGATTCTCAATGTCTCCGTGTGGACAATGATTCAGAACTTCGTTTCTTTATCTACCTGGTTTATGTTCTTCCTGTTCGTGGAACACCTGGGAGAACGGTCATTGGCTATCGCGAACATTATCCGAAATGTGTCGGGCATCCCGTTTATGATCGCCATGGCTTTTGCTGCAACCTGCGGATCTCTGGTCAGCAACCTTATCGGTGCGGGCGAAAAAGATTGTGTACGGGGAACCATCAATCAGCACATCCGTATCGGATATGTGTTCGTACTGCCGATATTGATATTCTTCTGTCTGTTTCCCGACCTGATTCTGCGCATATACACGGATATGCCCGATTTGAGGGATGCGTCCATCCCTTCTTTATGGGTGTTATGCGCAGCCTACGTAGTGCTGGTACCAGCCAATGTGTATTTCCAGTCGGTATCGGGAACAGGTAACACACGCACGGCACTGGCCATGGAACTTTGTGTACTGACAATTTATGTAGCTTACGCTACTTATTTTATTCTTTACCTTAAAATGGACATTGCGTTTGCCTGGACAACAGAAAGTGTGTATGGAATCTTTATCTTCCTCTTCTGCTACTGGTATATGAAGAAAGGAAACTGGCAGAAAAAGCAGATTTAA
- the yidC gene encoding membrane protein insertase YidC, which translates to MDKNTITGLVLIGILLVGFSYLSRPSEEQIAAQKKYYDSIAVVQQQQEALKAKTEAALANENKGAAAAADSSALFFNAMHGTDSKVSIQNSVAEITFTTKGGRVYSAMLKEYKGQDKTNPVVLFDGDDATMSFNFYNKQGAIQTKDYYFEAVNKTDSSVTMRLAADNASYIDFIYTLKPNSYLMNFEIKATGMEGKLASTEYVDIDWTQRARQLEKGFTYENRLSELTYKVKGDNVDNLSAAKDDEKDLGNTAIDWVAFKNQFFSSVFIADQDFNKVSVKSRMEQQGSGYIKDYSAEMSTFFDPSGKQPTEMYFYFGPNHFKTLKALDKGRTEKWELNRLVYLGWPLIRWINQFITINVFDWLSGWGLSMGIVLLILTIMVKVVVYPATWKTYMSSAKMRVLKPKIDEINKKYPKQEDAMKKQQEVMSLYSQYGVSPMGGCLPMLLQFPILMALFMFVPSAIELRQQSFLWADDLSTYDAFITFPFHIPFLGNHLSLFCLLMTVTNILNTKYTMTMQDTGAQPQMAAMKWMMYLMPIMFLFVLNDYPSGLNYYYFVSTLISVGTMILLRKTTDETKLLAILEAKKKDPKQMKKTGFAARLEAMQKQQEQLQQQKQNKR; encoded by the coding sequence ATGGATAAAAACACCATTACAGGTCTCGTTTTAATAGGTATATTATTGGTAGGATTCAGTTATCTGAGCCGTCCAAGCGAGGAGCAGATAGCTGCGCAGAAGAAATACTACGATTCTATTGCCGTGGTGCAACAGCAGCAGGAAGCGCTGAAAGCAAAAACAGAAGCCGCACTCGCCAATGAAAACAAAGGTGCAGCGGCGGCAGCAGATTCTTCTGCCCTGTTTTTCAACGCGATGCATGGAACTGATTCCAAAGTAAGCATCCAGAACAGCGTAGCGGAAATCACTTTCACTACGAAAGGCGGACGGGTATATTCGGCTATGCTGAAAGAATACAAAGGACAGGACAAGACAAACCCTGTCGTACTGTTCGACGGTGATGATGCTACCATGAGTTTCAACTTCTACAACAAGCAAGGAGCCATCCAGACAAAGGACTATTACTTCGAAGCTGTCAATAAGACAGACAGCAGCGTAACTATGCGTCTGGCTGCGGACAACGCCAGCTACATCGATTTTATCTATACGCTGAAACCGAACAGCTACCTGATGAACTTTGAAATCAAAGCAACAGGCATGGAAGGCAAACTGGCCAGTACGGAGTATGTAGACATCGACTGGACACAGCGTGCACGCCAGCTGGAAAAGGGATTCACTTACGAAAACCGCCTCTCAGAGCTGACTTATAAGGTAAAAGGTGACAATGTAGATAATCTGTCGGCTGCCAAGGATGACGAAAAGGATCTGGGCAATACAGCGATAGACTGGGTAGCATTCAAAAACCAGTTCTTCTCTTCTGTATTCATTGCAGACCAGGACTTCAACAAGGTTTCTGTGAAGTCAAGAATGGAACAACAAGGAAGCGGATATATCAAGGATTATTCTGCAGAAATGAGTACCTTCTTCGATCCGAGCGGAAAACAACCGACAGAAATGTACTTCTACTTTGGCCCGAACCACTTCAAGACCTTGAAGGCACTGGACAAAGGACGTACAGAGAAATGGGAACTTAACAGACTGGTATATCTGGGCTGGCCGTTAATCCGCTGGATCAACCAGTTTATCACGATCAACGTATTCGACTGGCTGTCGGGCTGGGGCTTGAGCATGGGTATCGTACTGTTGATTCTGACAATTATGGTGAAGGTGGTAGTTTACCCTGCTACCTGGAAAACATACATGTCTTCTGCCAAGATGCGTGTATTGAAACCGAAAATCGACGAGATCAACAAGAAGTATCCGAAGCAGGAAGATGCGATGAAGAAACAGCAGGAGGTGATGAGCCTTTACAGCCAGTATGGCGTGAGCCCGATGGGCGGTTGTCTGCCAATGTTATTGCAGTTCCCGATCTTGATGGCATTGTTCATGTTCGTACCGAGCGCTATCGAGTTACGTCAGCAGAGCTTCTTGTGGGCGGACGACTTGTCCACTTACGACGCGTTCATCACATTCCCGTTCCATATCCCGTTCCTGGGCAACCATCTCAGCTTGTTCTGCTTGCTGATGACGGTAACCAACATCCTGAACACAAAGTATACAATGACGATGCAGGATACAGGAGCACAACCGCAAATGGCTGCGATGAAATGGATGATGTATCTGATGCCGATTATGTTCCTGTTCGTACTGAACGACTATCCTTCGGGATTGAACTATTATTATTTCGTGTCAACACTGATTAGTGTAGGAACCATGATTTTGTTGCGTAAAACTACAGACGAAACAAAATTACTGGCTATTCTGGAAGCTAAGAAAAAAGACCCGAAACAAATGAAAAAGACCGGATTTGCTGCACGCCTGGAAGCTATGCAAAAGCAACAGGAACAGTTACAGCAGCAAAAACAGAATAAACGATAA
- a CDS encoding CTP synthase, which produces MGETKYIFVTGGVASSLGKGIISSSIGKLLQARGYNVTIQKFDPYINIDPGTLNPYEHGECYVTVDGHEADLDLGHYERFLGIQTTKANNITTGRIYKSVIDKERRGDYLGKTIQVIPHITDEIKRNVKLLGNKYKFDFVITEIGGTVGDIESLPYLESIRQLKWELGKNALCVHLTYVPYLAAAGELKTKPTQHSVKELQSVGIQPDVLVLRAEHPLSDGLRKKVAQFCNVDDKAVVQSIDAETIYEVPLLMQAQGLDSTILEKMGLPVGETPGLGPWRKFLERRHAAETKEPINIALVGKYDLQDAYKSIREALSQAGTYNDRKVEVHFVNSEKLTDENVAEALKGMAGVMIGPGFGQRGIDGKFVAIKYTRTHDIPTFGICLGMQCIAIEFARNVLGYADADSREMDEKTPHNVIDIMEEQKAITNMGGTMRLGAYECVLQKGSKAYLAYGEEHIQERHRHRYEFNNDYKAQYEAAGMKCVGINPESDLVEIVEIPALKWFIGTQFHPEYSSTVLNPHPLFVAFVKAAIENEKN; this is translated from the coding sequence GTGGGAGAAACAAAGTATATTTTCGTCACCGGTGGTGTTGCCTCTTCTTTAGGAAAAGGGATCATCTCATCCTCCATCGGTAAATTGCTGCAAGCAAGAGGTTACAATGTAACCATCCAGAAGTTTGACCCGTATATCAACATCGACCCGGGAACATTGAATCCTTATGAGCATGGAGAATGCTATGTGACCGTAGACGGCCATGAAGCCGATCTTGACCTGGGACACTACGAACGTTTCCTGGGTATTCAGACTACAAAGGCTAACAACATCACTACGGGACGTATCTACAAAAGTGTTATTGACAAAGAACGTCGCGGAGACTATCTGGGTAAGACGATTCAGGTGATTCCTCATATCACGGATGAAATCAAACGGAACGTAAAATTGCTCGGTAACAAATACAAGTTCGATTTTGTAATTACCGAAATCGGTGGTACGGTAGGTGATATCGAATCACTCCCCTACCTCGAAAGTATCCGCCAGTTGAAATGGGAGTTGGGTAAGAACGCTCTTTGCGTACACCTGACATATGTGCCTTATCTTGCCGCTGCCGGAGAGCTGAAAACCAAACCGACACAGCATTCTGTCAAGGAACTCCAGAGCGTAGGTATTCAGCCGGACGTATTGGTGCTTCGTGCCGAACACCCGCTGAGCGACGGACTCCGCAAAAAAGTAGCTCAATTCTGTAATGTGGATGACAAGGCTGTCGTGCAGTCTATCGACGCAGAAACAATTTATGAAGTACCTCTCCTGATGCAGGCACAGGGACTGGACAGCACAATCCTTGAAAAGATGGGGCTGCCCGTAGGAGAAACTCCGGGACTAGGTCCGTGGCGTAAATTCCTGGAACGCCGTCATGCTGCTGAAACGAAAGAACCCATCAACATCGCATTGGTAGGTAAATATGACTTGCAGGATGCTTACAAGTCAATCCGTGAAGCATTGTCACAGGCAGGTACTTACAACGACCGCAAAGTGGAGGTTCACTTTGTGAACAGCGAAAAACTGACAGATGAGAACGTAGCCGAAGCCTTGAAAGGCATGGCAGGCGTGATGATCGGTCCGGGATTCGGTCAGCGTGGTATCGACGGTAAGTTCGTTGCCATCAAATATACACGTACACATGATATACCGACCTTCGGTATCTGTCTGGGTATGCAATGTATCGCTATCGAATTTGCCCGCAACGTATTGGGATATGCCGATGCCGACTCACGCGAAATGGATGAAAAGACTCCGCACAACGTGATCGACATCATGGAGGAACAGAAAGCGATCACCAATATGGGAGGTACGATGCGTCTGGGCGCTTACGAATGTGTGCTTCAGAAAGGATCGAAAGCATACCTTGCTTATGGTGAAGAACATATTCAAGAACGTCACCGCCATCGCTATGAGTTCAACAATGACTATAAGGCTCAATACGAAGCTGCCGGTATGAAATGCGTGGGTATCAACCCCGAATCGGATCTGGTGGAAATCGTTGAGATCCCGGCATTGAAGTGGTTTATCGGCACTCAGTTCCATCCGGAATACAGCAGTACGGTATTGAACCCGCATCCGTTGTTTGTGGCTTTCGTGAAGGCAGCCATCGAGAACGAGAAGAATTGA